The Xylocopa sonorina isolate GNS202 chromosome 17, iyXylSono1_principal, whole genome shotgun sequence DNA segment TCTGCAGAATCAACAGGTAAACCCCGAATCAAAATCTTACTCGAGATTGTGCTGGTCAAGCGACACGTATTCGAAGATCGCAATACGAATAAAAAACGGAAAATAATTGTTCTTTGCCTTGTTACGAGGAAGTCGTTGAACTGGATGGATGTAACAATTCACCGAATGCTTTTCAAACAGTCTCTCTTCTGTCCACGCATCGACGCATGCTCTTTGAATCGACCAGCGTgaagttaattaaaaatttcgcGAGAATCGACAGACGGTGCAGCGAGAACCGTAGTAAACTCGAAGGGTTGCATAATTGGAAAGTTATAATCACTCCTTTACCGTCACACGGAGTTACCCTCGTGAAGTATTACTTATGTCGAAGCGCATCGCCATCTTCATTCACCCGTGTCATGCACCCCTCTCTCTATCTCATACGAGCCACTCTGTACCCCCTCCACTGTAGTCTCATACCACCCTATCATCCCCCATAGCTCACCCGTGCACTCACAATCAGTCATAGCACATTTTCTCTCGCCCTCGTCTCTTCTTCTCCGTCTCAACCCTCGCGCGTCCCTCCCCTTCCGCTCGCACTCGCACTCCATTATCCTCCTCTGTTTCTCGCCCCTCGTTGTAGCAAATATCTTCTCCCAATGCTTCAACTACGGGACAACgaacagaaaaaaagaaagaaaaaccgGGGGATTCTCTAGAAAAAAAGACAGAAATGACACGTTCGAACGAAGGAGTGAAAAAGACAGCGGCTATGGGCGGTTTTCTTGCATGCATCGCGTGAAAAAGGTGTCCGCGGTCGCGCGTCGAATCGCGTACAACTCGAACCAAATCAAACACGTACGTATGTGTGCAATGTACCCGTTGCGTGTTATGTCATTCTCCTTACTGCTGGTTCATCGTTGACCGTGTCCTCGTCCGCGGTCATCCCCTTTCCTTTTCGTGGCCATGCCGCCCTCGAGCAACGGGTGACCGGTGGAGAGCAGAGAGAGCAAGTGCGTTTCGCAACGCATCCGCGGGACACGTGAACCACCGATGGAAAGGACAGCAACGATAGCAGCGAGACTATGATATTCAAGCGAACATGCGAGTGTCAAATTAGAGATAGACAGAGATAATCAGGGCGGAAAGgccaagagagaaagagagagagaaagagagagagagagagagagagaccgatAGAAGGAggtaaagagagggagagaggaaggTATACTGTACgcgtctctgtctctctctctgtctgccTTTCGTCGCGCACCAAACCGATCGGCGATGTGCAGCCGCGTGCGCCACCACAATGGCCGATCGAAAAAAGACAACTGTGAAAACGATGACGaaaatgacgacgacgacgacgacgacgacaacaacaacgacgacgacgacgacgaggacgagaaAGAAAACGTGGCCTCTCGTCAAACCCACGTCGGCGACGCTTGACGTCGGGGCTGCTCTGGGCGTCGCGGCGCTCACACATCGGCTCACTGAGCCCGAGGTAGGCGACACCGCCGGAACGGAGGATCGTGGCTACGGCCGACAAGGACCGAGAGAGCAAGTCGAGCTTTCCAGATATTGCTGCGCACGCGCCTTTACACACCACGTCGGAGTTGAATCAATTTTTAGTTGTTAAAATTTCCGTTGGATTTCGGATCGGTTATTTATCGCTCCACGACGGGTTTGCTTGATACTTTCCATTCAAACGATGTTACTCTGTGCGAGCATGTCGTTAGTCGAGCGTATCGCAAGTCAGATTTGGCATAATTAAATGCGTGGGATGCACGTTGCGATAGTTGTCGCTATTTTTCAGATCTCACCACTGGTTTGACGAGAAAATGTTGTTGAACAAGTACATTCTTCGTTCTTGAACTTAATCAGTGGTACTAAAGGTAGAGAGACGTTACAAGTAGTTGTCACTATTTTTCTCACAATAACTCATTATAAAAGTCAATCTGAAGTGTAGCACATTTTCTTGGTAGAAGGCTCTGTATTTGGAACATTTGTTACAATATTAGAAAGATGCACCATGAACAAAAGATTGGATATATGACGAGTTTGTACTTCTATATTTGTTAACTTACTTGTTGGCGAcaaaattaatttcattttataCTGATCTTAAGATTTTTACAAGACTGATCGAATTTATCTTGCTGTTGCATTACGTTCCAGGTAAAAGACATTATATAGTCTTAAAATTAATCTCCACTCGAAATATTTCGTCGAGACGGTTAATTTCTCGACGAAACCACGAAAATAGTCGTATAAATGCATATTTGCAAACCACCGTGTTACAATTACTTAATTACTTGATTCTGATTGGGCCCTCCGCGGAGGAGGGATCGGTCTACTCGGTTCATGATTTGCGCGCTACTCGTTTGGCGGGCCACCATTGGCTGGGTTACCTGAAAGGCTGGCGAATCAGCCATTCAGTTCTAAACCCTCGCGACTTTTAACCCTCGGAAGAATGCTACGAAGTAAATCGAAGTTTAGTCCTCGGAAGCGTCGGCATCAAAGGCGCTCTATCGCATCGTTTAAGCACGCAACAGCAGAAGGGAAGGCTGCTCGATGCGAGAGGCCAGGGGACGGATACTCGCTCGAATACATATGCATACGTAGTTGGATTTTAGTTTTAGTGGgtgtttttgaagtgaaagatataatatatacgaGAGCTTGGTAACAGTGGGGTGTAAGGGACGCGCTCTCGCGGTGGCTGCACGGAATGTCAGTGTCAATATGGCCGTTGTGGAGAGCGCAGTGAGTGGAGAGACGCGGTCGCGATAGTTTCTGTGGTCTCTAATATTAGGTACGCTCTGGCAGGGACGAACGTTTTTACGTAATACTAACGCGTTTGTTAAAAGTTTCAGTAAAATGAATTGTGCTGCGCAAGAGCGGATACACAGCATGCAGAGCAAGAGTGCTCTGGTGCAAGGTACGTGGGTTATGTGTCCGTTAAAAAGTGTCCTCCGTTATTATTGTTGTTTACGAATGTTTAGTGCCGAAAAACACGCCAGCCCCTCCGCACACAGGCAAACTCGACGCGCACTCGATCGATATGTCGCTGCACTTATTGCCACTGCTATTCAGTGTCTGCCAAGTGAATAGAAATGCAAATGAAATCGCTAAGGGTCGTTACACATCGCCGATCAGTTGCCAGCGATCGGGTCGTAGCCGGTTACTGGGGTCCAATAGAATACAATTTGCTCGTAAATACGTACGCGTTTTAGTTGGCGGCGACCAGCTAGTCGCCGGCGAAAACACGAGGGACGCACAGATAACCAATGAAGTGCGTCGAATCAAATGCACGCGTTCACGCGTAAATTAGTGGACCACGGTATAGAAAATGTTATTTCAGGCGTTCGATTTTTGGTGGCTCTAACGAGTACTTCGACAGAGTTGAGGAGTtcttctttgtatttttcgattgtCTTCAAAAAAAAGTCGACTGATATTCATTTCGTAGGATAGATCTTGTAATTTATATATCGCGTACGTTCTTTTCTATTTCACTTGGTGAAACAGTTCAAGTTCCAAGCGATCTCCTCGCAAACCATTCTGTTTCACGTTTTCTGTGATAGGGACGGACTTTTAGATTGTGAGTTCAGTCGCGTAGCTTTTGCTCATTCTTCAAGTCGCCGACGCGACTCGTTAATAGTGCGTAACGACGCTAAACAAAGATATGTCCTTCGCTGATACTATTACAAGTGTACTGTGAAAAATCAACCTTGTGATAAGTGAACAATGCATATGTGTCTAGAGAAGAATAATTCGTTTCAGTGCATTTTAATCTATTCTAATTTATCTATTGAGTATCTTGTATATTGATCTTATTTTCTAGTTTTAATTGATCAAGCTTCGTAATtttgtataaatatatttaaagtCGTTCTCGACTTCAAGTAACAGGAATTTTCTAactatatattaaattattataGAAGAATTATAATAGACATGTTAAATGTTAAACAATGTTTTTATAAAATAGCGAGGAAAGTGTCTCAAACAATTATTGCCTATTTTATACTGTGTCTCATCGATTATGAAAAcatgtcattgttttgttctgttGCGTCGTTAATTAATTGCCAAAAATAATTTCTAGAATCTTTCAGAATATCCGTATATAAATGTGCTTTTGACTATTATGTTGTATaagtaaattaataaaattcttttgaaataatttAACATATTTGGATTTTAAGCATTCGTGTGTGAAAAATGTTGATGAGATTTGTATTATTCACATTGAAACCTAATGTTTTATTAAACACACTCGAAATATTTAGTATACAAATTTATGTGCACTTAAAAATGTATTTGTATTGTTCACTTCGCACTTGGTTAAATTGGAAATATTCTAATTAGGTTCATTATATCCACTACATGGTGAATTGCATGGTGCTCaattttttgtttttattttctattccaCGTCTGTGAGTTATTCATTGGTTTATTTTTCATAAATTTTTGTGAAGTCCTTTTTGGCAAGTTGATTATTGTGACAAACACCTTCAACAAATATTTTTATCGATGCACAGATATCAAAAAGGAAATGGTTAAAAACAATGGGAAACTAGAACAGAATAACGATGAATCAAAGTCATTAAGTACTGAATTATTTCCTTGGATCTTAGAGTTTAGTAAAATGTGCAGCCATATACATACTGAAAAAAGTATGACATCTTTAACAAAACTTATGCAATTTTATGTGAGGTAATGAATTATATATTTACTAATTTGTATTACATTTAGTTTACCAGTAACAGGTTTTCTGAGAACTGGTATAAAAATCATTAACAATGAACATTTCAATCATGTAGCTATCATCATAGATTATTTTGTATGTAATTGAAAGCTACTATATGAGCATGCTTTTTCCATTGATAACAAATTTGAGTTATCAACTGTATTTTGTAATGGAAAAGTTATTCTTATGCAATACAGTAGGTATTAAAAAAGAATGGCTGGAAAGTGACAGAAAATAATGAATATACTTTATAATATAAtcgtattaatttttaattgtagtATCAGTAAAATAAATCAATTGAAGTAtgttaaattatataaaaagatAGAAATGCGTGGTATGCAGTAAATTTGTGAATCTTCTTATAATAGACTAAAAAATGCTTAAATAATTTCCTTACAGAAATGTAAGCGTCAGTATAAATGAGTGTTATACAAGGCCCTTGAGAGCAGCAAAATTAAAAGATTCTATTAGTGACACCTTAATGTTATTCTTGTATATTTATCGTGATCTTTCTGAGGTAGgctattttctataatattgaTGATTTTATATAACTGTATCCTAAACTTTTTTTCTATGTAGCatgatttaatataattttgtcTTTTAGGATCGTGATAGGTCCAGTTATTTAAATAACATGTCGAACTTATTAGCATTCTACATAGATATGGAATTAAAAGCATCTAGGAAGAGCAACGAGGATCATGATAAAATTTATGCCAGACTTACTTCTTGCCTTTATGTTTATCTAGGTATGGTCATTGTTGTACAAATTTATCAcagtaattttatttaattaagtTACTAGCAATATGAAGTGCTATGTCATTATATACTTACTCTAAAGAAAAATTCACGTGTTTCTTTCAGAACATTCCACTGAACATTTATTAGATACTTTGATCAAAGTACAATTTATGTGTCACAATTACCATCATATTTTAGATCCAGTTATAATGTAAGTATAAATAAGTTCAGATTATCTGTAGAACAAAATGAGCATGAATTGAACTAAAACAGTATAAGAATAGCAAAAAAGTTGATCATAGGATATGAGAATGTAAATTAAACAAAATGTGGACATATAACATATTTACACTAAACTTACGTTATACTTGTAAAATGACTATTTATAATGTAAATTTTGATATTTTCTCCCttaggaaaataataaaaaatattcccACGCATCCAGAgtcaagtatcatgtatatacgTTACTTTTTTATTTATTGTTTGTGGAGAAAAATAAACGAAAATGTGGCTGTTAAGAATCAAATAACTGCTGCTGCAATCGCATCTCTGGGGCCATTGCCATCCACGTTCTCGCCGAGTCTAGTAGAAGATGTATTGCCGAAAGTGCCAAAGAGTCAACCAAATTCTACAAAAGCTCTATTGCAGCATAAATTTGATATAAAGAAGCACTGTGAAATGTTTGTAAAATACTGCAGAGAAAGTAACGGATGTGTACGCCAGAAGGACGGACCTGCAACTTCGTCCAGTAGAATTAATTCGGAATTGGTATTTACTTTTGTACTATTTCTATATTTTCATACACAGCTATATATTGCACTCTTTATTTCTTGATATATTACGGTCGTGTGCACTGCTATAAGTGGCACTTATAATTTGTGACAAGAGTTACATGAAATAATTAATCGCGATAATTAAAACTTATTTGCGAAATAAGCGATAAGATAAAAGTAGACTTCGAGAGGCATATACATAGGAAGGGTATACTTGAACATCTTATCTGTTCATAGGCTCAGCAGGAAAATACGGCTAATAAAGATGTAGAACATGTAGATAATAacgtaaattcaattatatcagATGAAACTAAACAGAATgaatctatttctttgctaaaaTCTTTTAAGCCTTCAAATTTGGAAGAGAAAACTAGTTTTAAACCTTTAGAGACATTTTCGAATAATATTTCTACGAAACACGTTAATCCTAAAACAGTTAAATCAAATAAAATTCGCttgcaaaaaaaatgtaaaaagtCCAATGAAATCATTATTATCGATTTGACCAGCGATACTGTACTCACAAAGTGTATAAAAAAAAGGAACTCTAGGAAATTACCGTGGTTGGAAGAAGCGAAAAGGAGGATCGACCTGAAGATAGTGAAAACATCACAGAAGAAGAGGAAGCAGAAGAATGTCAATCACACGCATCCATCGAATACAACTTCACAGAGTGCTAGTCATCAGTCGGAAGATTCGTCTCAATTGGTATCAGCCACTAGGAACATCCGCGAGAAAAATGAATCGAAAGTATGCCGGGCAGTCACCACCATTGAAGAGGGTGAAGATAAAATGGAAATTGACAAGCAGCCGATAACTTGTACAGAGAACCTAAGGAAACCGACCGAAAGTTGCGTTACTGTTACGAAAGTCAATACTAACGAAGTAGATATTAAAGCGTCTACGGTGACCAGTAAAGCGGTTTTAACTGAGATACTCCCACAATCGAATCAAGTATCAAACATTTCGGACACTACTGCGAATAGTAATTGTTTAAGTAATGGGGATATTTCGAGTATACAGAGCGATGAAAAGGAGAACGATAGATTTAATAAACAAACTGTGATCAAGCGACTGATAGAGACAGACGTTTTCTTGGAGCCTGAAGCACGCGAAAGAGTTGAAAGTTTTACAAAAGTCTGTGATCTAGAAACAGAATGCCCAGATGTAAATAGTACCACAATATGTACACAATATGATTCCAAAGATAGCTCTGTTAATTCTAATCGTTCTAACTTTAATGTAACTAACGATGATAGAACTGACAGAATAACGTTGTCGAGAACGGACGTGGAGCTCGAACTAAATGATCAGAGCGTCTCGGACAACGGGACATTAAATGTTTGTTTGAATGAAACAGTTTGTAAATCTGACTGCGCTGACAAGAtggttaattctacagttaaaTCCAATGAATTAATTAACGCGCAAAGTAACGATAACAATGATGTGACTATTATTGAAATGGCAAGGAGCGTGCACGCGTCTCCTGTTCAGGATATATTGAATCACGAAGAGAAGCAACAATCAATGCGCGTCGAAAATTCAGTAATGGAAGAGCAGTTTCAATCGCAAATAAAGTCGAAATCATCAAAATGTACAAACGGAGTGAGAAACGAATTCTGCCCGCAGACAGAATTGGAGATTTGTAATTACAAGAAGATAAACAAGAATATAGGAGAAAATAAATCAAGCATCGCTAATATTAGagaatctattttcgaatctcaTTCTATGGATAAGGAAGATATTTCTAATACTGTTCGTGTAATGTGCCCGAATAAAAATACTGAGAATAACGAAAATTCTTGTATCGATACGAATTTTAGAAAGCCTGTAGAAGATATAATAGACGGCAAATACGATAGTAATTTCGGCGAGTACGTTAATAAGGAAGCTGCTCCCTGTGAATATGACAGAACGTTACAAGTGTCGCCGGAAGTAACATCGAAGGAGCATGATAATTTATACAAAATAATAGAGGAAAAGAACATGTACAATATTGCGGAAAATAAATATATAGTTCAAGATTCCGAGTTACAAGACAATATCGATGGTCTGTCGTTGTTAGCTAGCGTTTCACAGCACGTGTCTCATTTGAAGCCCGGGTCGGACGTGAAATGTGACCAAATAAAGGTGAAAGATTATGCAACTCTGAGGTATTCTTGTTACAATCAAATTACCGACGACGAAGCAGATACCAATGATTCGTCGAACACCGTTTCTCAGATGCTTGAGAATCCATCCACGGACGTAATCAACAGAATTGTTGGCATCTATCCCGAAAGCGGGTTAGATAAAGTGACGCTACGCGTGGAAGTAACATCTGACAAAGCAGAGAGTGGAAACGGCGATAACGATTTGTGCAAAGTAGTTTCCCATCCGGAGGCGAACGTAAATTACGACGTAGACGCGGTGACACACAATTTGGCTCTCATAGAGAATAACGTGCAGACCACGAAGGAGAACACGAATGTGATACTCAATGGCGAAACCGTGGTTTTATTGCAAAAGTCTCCAAACAGTAATTTGTACATCATAAATAAGGCGGCCGAGAACTCGAAGGATCATAACAGCGATGAAGAGATCAACAGGTTAAAAGAGAAGAGTTGGATATTTCCATCCGAGGAGTGTGGACAGTTCGAAGCCGTAACTTCCTTGGAACACACATCGTATAATTTGGAATTAATACCGTACAGTAAAGAATTATCGTGTCAAGAGAGTAAATACTCTACGGTGCGCGGTAAAGGAATCAAGGTAGAACCCGAGGACAGCAATTTCTCAGACGTGAAATCGTATTCGAAGAAAGTACCCTTGCCAACTGATATGCTCTCTATTAATTCGCAGATGTACCAGGATGTGAACATAATGAGCAAGCCGGTGGACAAGAGGATACCGTCGAAGTCGAATCTGGCGTTTCGACAGAACATCAAACAAGAGTTTAACAGTATCCCAAATCACATCGCCTCGAACTGCGCGATTCCGGGATGCAATGGGATACACACGCACGAAGTTGACGCTCAACATCCCATACACATTGCCGCGACGCATCCCAACACCTTGCCATCGATTTGCGGAAATTGTGCTGGCAACGGGGACCTGTGCATACCATATCATAAGCATTGCACGTCAGTGTCGTGCAGTTTGCAAATAAACGCCACCACTTCCCTACATTCCCACGGGAAGTCGAGCAGCCCGTGCGGTAGATCGCGTTGCTCGTGTTTAAACTGCACCTACGATATCGTCGCGCACTGCAGACAGTGCATGCATCCGCCTACAGATACCCACGTGTCTTGCATCGAAAGTGCTCCGTATTTTTTGCCAACGCATTCGTCAGTACAAAGCCCCGCCGTCCAGGAGCGTGACAGAGCGAAGAGCGACGCCGTCATCGACAAATTATGCGACGATCAATTATTGCGTAAGTTAGAAAAGGACCTCTTGCAGAACAGCACGTTGGAGAAGCTCGACGTGCAGTGCGACTCGGAGAAGATATTCAATAAGGACGCGAAGATCAAGTTGCCCTTGAAAAAGAGGTGGAAAGCGCACGCCATGGCGTACGGCGAGATGGTGAAGTCCGAATACGAACTACCCCTCTCGAAGAAAGAGGAAACACGCAGCGGGTATCATTGCAGTTCCAGTTTGGTGAGAAGAGATTACTATAAGGACGTGCACGTTGGCGGCTCTCATCCGAATCACACgaaggagaatacgaggaagaTTGAGCGTCAATTTCGATTAGCGAACGATCAGTCCGATAATACAATGTGCCAAGAGTCTTGTCTTCAGAGGTCGGTTAAAACGCCCGTGCAACAGAAGGAGATCAATTTATCGAACATGAACGCGTTAAAGCGTTTCAAGATAGAATCAATAGAGCAGGAAGGAACGTACAAAAAGGTAAATAAAACACAAGCGCCTTTACGACAAAGGAGAAGCTCAAAAAGAAACGTTCCTAAAGTAAATTATTCTTACACCGATGTCGATCCAGAATGGAATCCGTCCGGTGAGTCAAAACGTAAACGCAAAAAGACTAGTCGATGATCGACACCGCCTCATTGTGACAAAATTGCCTACTGTAAGAAATTTTTCGGACATTCGAATGAACACGTTGTACATTGATTCTATAAgatttttgtttaaacttttatCAATGTGCTggtgaaagaagaaaaaaagaaacgagcacGATATAGTTTAAATCGCATGCTTATTTAGTGGACGAGGAAAATAAGTTATCACTCATTGAATAAGGAGATGTGATTCAAGCTGTATCGTGTTTAGcgatattttaataaaaaaaaaacctcAGGCGATTACATTGATAAAAGTTGTAGTTAACAAAAATAAGGAATATTGTTTCACTCTCCGACCAGTTTCTCTATCGCTCGTCATTATTTTCTTCATTCGTCAGCTCGAAGATCGGCACGAGCCGTAACCACAATTAGAATCAATACCTCTACTGCATAAGTGTTACAATACTGTACAAATCGTGAAGATAAATTATCTTAGGAAGATATTCGCATACTGGCAAAAAAAAAGTGTATAGTACAACGCGCGAAGATCAACATTAGTGAAGATTTTTTGGGAAACACGCAACAACACGGAATGAAAATG contains these protein-coding regions:
- the LOC143431125 gene encoding uncharacterized protein LOC143431125 isoform X4; translation: MLFLYIYRDLSEDRDRSSYLNNMSNLLAFYIDMELKASRKSNEDHDKIYARLTSCLYVYLEHSTEHLLDTLIKVQFMCHNYHHILDPVIMKIIKNIPTHPESSIMYIRYFFIYCLWRKINENVAVKNQITAAAIASLGPLPSTFSPSLVEDVLPKVPKSQPNSTKALLQHKFDIKKHCEMFVKYCRESNGCVRQKDGPATSSSRINSELAQQENTANKDVEHVDNNVNSIISDETKQNESISLLKSFKPSNLEEKTSFKPLETFSNNISTKHVNPKTVKSNKIRLQKKCKKSNEIIIIDLTSDTVLTKCIKKRNSRKLPWLEEAKRRIDLKIVKTSQKKRKQKNVNHTHPSNTTSQSASHQSEDSSQLVSATRNIREKNESKVCRAVTTIEEGEDKMEIDKQPITCTENLRKPTESCVTVTKVNTNEVDIKASTVTSKAVLTEILPQSNQVSNISDTTANSNCLSNGDISSIQSDEKENDRFNKQTVIKRLIETDVFLEPEARERVESFTKVCDLETECPDVNSTTICTQYDSKDSSVNSNRSNFNVTNDDRTDRITLSRTDVELELNDQSVSDNGTLNVCLNETVCKSDCADKMVNSTVKSNELINAQSNDNNDVTIIEMARSVHASPVQDILNHEEKQQSMRVENSVMEEQFQSQIKSKSSKCTNGVRNEFCPQTELEICNYKKINKNIGENKSSIANIRESIFESHSMDKEDISNTVRVMCPNKNTENNENSCIDTNFRKPVEDIIDGKYDSNFGEYVNKEAAPCEYDRTLQVSPEVTSKEHDNLYKIIEEKNMYNIAENKYIVQDSELQDNIDGLSLLASVSQHVSHLKPGSDVKCDQIKVKDYATLRYSCYNQITDDEADTNDSSNTVSQMLENPSTDVINRIVGIYPESGLDKVTLRVEVTSDKAESGNGDNDLCKVVSHPEANVNYDVDAVTHNLALIENNVQTTKENTNVILNGETVVLLQKSPNSNLYIINKAAENSKDHNSDEEINRLKEKSWIFPSEECGQFEAVTSLEHTSYNLELIPYSKELSCQESKYSTVRGKGIKVEPEDSNFSDVKSYSKKVPLPTDMLSINSQMYQDVNIMSKPVDKRIPSKSNLAFRQNIKQEFNSIPNHIASNCAIPGCNGIHTHEVDAQHPIHIAATHPNTLPSICGNCAGNGDLCIPYHKHCTSVSCSLQINATTSLHSHGKSSSPCGRSRCSCLNCTYDIVAHCRQCMHPPTDTHVSCIESAPYFLPTHSSVQSPAVQERDRAKSDAVIDKLCDDQLLRKLEKDLLQNSTLEKLDVQCDSEKIFNKDAKIKLPLKKRWKAHAMAYGEMVKSEYELPLSKKEETRSGYHCSSSLVRRDYYKDVHVGGSHPNHTKENTRKIERQFRLANDQSDNTMCQESCLQRSVKTPVQQKEINLSNMNALKRFKIESIEQEGTYKKVNKTQAPLRQRRSSKRNVPKVNYSYTDVDPEWNPSGESKRKRKKTSR